The genomic DNA GATGAATCCAGTGCTTATTTATACGAAAATTTATACTGAATGTGAGATGCGACACTGGCTAAAGGTATAACTTTACTTATTTACTCGGTATTCTGACATTATTAATTTATCTTTTAAACTATTAATAAACTTGAACGTTCAAAGGCAAGGTAACGTATGGAAAAGTATATTGGAATTATGTCTGGCACCAGTTTAGATGGGGTTGACACTGCATTAGTTGAGACCGATGGAAAAGCCATTCGCTTACTTGAGCATGATTTTTTTGCGATGCCTGATGACCTAAAAAAAAGTGTTTTGGATGTCTGCATCGGGCAACAAACCAATTTAGTCAATATTGGCGAAATTGATCATCGTTTAGGTCAGGTTTTTGCGAATGCCGTTTCTCAATTACTCACAAAAACCAAGACGCCTCCTAGCGACATTAAAGCCATAGGCAGCCATGGTCAAACCGTGTTTCACGCCCCAGATGGGCCCTATCCATTCACCATGCAATTGGGCGATGCCAATATTATCGCCGCGCAAACAGGCATTACCACAGTAGCAGATTTTCGTCGTAAAGATATCGCACTCGGTGGACAAGGCGCACCTTTGGTTCCCGCTTTCCATCAAGCGTTATTTGATCATCTTGATAACCATATTATTATTTTAAATATTGGAGGAATTGCCAATATTTCGATTATTGATGGCGATAAAACCTCAGGTTATGACACCGGCCCCGGAAATATGTTGATGGACGCTTGGATGCAAAAACATTTTAATCAACCTTATGATAAAGATGCGAAAATTGCGAGTTCGGGGGAAATCAATCTCGATCTTCTTTCTGAGCTTTTAAATGAAGATTATTTACACCAGCCAGCACCAAAGAGCACCGGTCGTGAATTATTTAATCTACCTTGGTTAGAAAAGAAACTCCATGGTACAAACCTTTCATCCATAGATGTTTTAACAACATTGACAGAGTTCACTGCCGTCGCCATTGCCAATGATATTCGGAAACTGACTAGAATCAATACCATCAATGAATTGCTTGCTTGTGGTGGCGGTGCCAGTAACCCGTTGCTCATGGAACGATTACAACACCACCTTCACGATTGGCAAATTGGAAATACCATGAAATATGGTATTAATGCCGATTTCATGGAAGCAATGGCCTTTGCTTGGCTTGCGCACCAAACCATCAATCACTTACCCGGAAATCTACCCGCCGCCACAGGCGCTTCTCGTTTAGCCGTATTAGGCGCCATTTATTTAGCAAACTAAATAACAATCACTCTATTTATAAACATTAACGCCAAAGCCCCTAGAGCTTTGGCGTTTTATTTTCTATTGCAGAAGTGACTTATTTCACACTTTTTTCATCATTTCCGTCAGTCATCAAAGCGTAACCTAATCGACACTTTTCTTTAACATCTCTCTTTTACAGTACTCGCAACACTTAAGAAGACATGTAAGTCTCTAATTTAACATTCATAGGATTAAATAATGAAAATAGCAGTTTTAACTTCATCAATTTTAGCGGCGTTAGTCTCTACCTCTTCTTTAGCAGCTACCGTTTACAAAGATGAAACGTCAGAGCTTAAAATTGGCGGCCGCGCTGAAGCACGCTTCAACGTTTCTGATAACAATGAAGAATATGATGCTGTAACTGGTGAAAAAACAGAAAGTGCTTTTAATGATAAAAGCCGTGCTCGTCTAAACATTTCAGGTAAAACTCAAATATCTGATAGTCTAACTGGCTTTGGTAAATATGAAAATGAAGTCAGTTCTGGTTCTGATATTAAAACTCGTTATCTATTTGCAGGTATTGGTACCCAAGCTGGTGATTTCTCTTACGGTAAACAAGATACTTCACTGGTAATGATCACTGACTTCACCGATACAATGGCGACTTTTGGCGCTGATGCTGATGGCGCTCTAGCACTGAATGCTGGTAGTGATAAGCAAGAAAACAACTTTGCTTATAAAGGCAAGTTTGGTGGTTTAACGGTTGGTGCTAACTACTTAGCTGAAAATGCTGCAAATTCTGATCAATACGCTATTGCTGCTATGTATTCTTTTGATTTTGGTCTAGATTTAGGTGCAGGCTATGCAATGGGTCAAACTGCCGACCAAGATGTGGATCAAGTCGACCTAGGTGTCCAATACTCAATTGCTGATTTCACTTTTGGTGCCCTTTATGAAATGACATCAACCGATACAACGGGTGGCAGTGATGATAATGATGGTTACGAATTATCTGCTCAATACAAATTAGACAAGTGGACATTCGTTGGTGTTTATAACTACGCAACAATGAACGATGGCGATGATGATGCCGTTGATAACTTTGCATTAGAAGCGGTGTATAAATTCAACAGCAACTTACGCACTTATGCTGGCTACAAGTTTGAACAAATCGATAATAAAGATGACCAACTACAAGCTGGTATCCGTTACGATT from Vibrio casei includes the following:
- a CDS encoding anhydro-N-acetylmuramic acid kinase; translated protein: MEKYIGIMSGTSLDGVDTALVETDGKAIRLLEHDFFAMPDDLKKSVLDVCIGQQTNLVNIGEIDHRLGQVFANAVSQLLTKTKTPPSDIKAIGSHGQTVFHAPDGPYPFTMQLGDANIIAAQTGITTVADFRRKDIALGGQGAPLVPAFHQALFDHLDNHIIILNIGGIANISIIDGDKTSGYDTGPGNMLMDAWMQKHFNQPYDKDAKIASSGEINLDLLSELLNEDYLHQPAPKSTGRELFNLPWLEKKLHGTNLSSIDVLTTLTEFTAVAIANDIRKLTRINTINELLACGGGASNPLLMERLQHHLHDWQIGNTMKYGINADFMEAMAFAWLAHQTINHLPGNLPAATGASRLAVLGAIYLAN
- a CDS encoding porin, coding for MKIAVLTSSILAALVSTSSLAATVYKDETSELKIGGRAEARFNVSDNNEEYDAVTGEKTESAFNDKSRARLNISGKTQISDSLTGFGKYENEVSSGSDIKTRYLFAGIGTQAGDFSYGKQDTSLVMITDFTDTMATFGADADGALALNAGSDKQENNFAYKGKFGGLTVGANYLAENAANSDQYAIAAMYSFDFGLDLGAGYAMGQTADQDVDQVDLGVQYSIADFTFGALYEMTSTDTTGGSDDNDGYELSAQYKLDKWTFVGVYNYATMNDGDDDAVDNFALEAVYKFNSNLRTYAGYKFEQIDNKDDQLQAGIRYDF